Genomic window (Gemmatimonas sp.):
GCGTCTCGGCCTCCGCGTCCTCTCGCCCGCGAAAGAACGCGACGTTGCGGACGACGGTAGTCTCGGGCGTGCGCAAACATTTGTCGCGCAACGCACAGGGCGCGCAATCGCGCTTCGCGCCCTGAAAGTGTTCCCCGACATACCCGTTCGTGACGTTGCGCGCCCCCCGGCGGTTCAGCGATTTCCCGGCGGGACATACACACGTACGCGCCTCCGCGTCATACGTGAAGTCACTCGGCGCAAACACCGGCAGCGTCTTCTTCGCGTCGCCCGATTTGTCGTGCAACGGATTCGGTGCCGTGGTATGGTGCTCGCGGTCGGCGAACCGTTCGTCGCGCTTCCGCATGTCCGGATCGGCAATGAGCGCGGTCACACTCCGCTCGGCCAGGACGGCCAGATTCGCTTCGCTCTGATAGCCCGCGTCCGCCGTGAGCACCGTGGCGTTGGTGCGGAGCGACGCCAGCGCCTCAACGACGGGGAGCAGCAATTCCTGTTCGGACCCGGTCCCATGCGCTTGCGCGTCGACAATGATCTGATGTTTTGCATCGACGCCGGCGACTCCCGTATAGCCCTGGATGACGCCCTTGTCCGTCGCCATCTTCGCGCTCTCGTTATCGGTGCGATTGCTTTTCCGCAGCCCGCCCGTCGGCCCGTGGCGATCCGTCGGATGGTTCGCCAGCCACGCGCGTAATTCCTCGGCATCCTTCGTCAGCCGCGCGACACGCGCGGTGGTCTTCGCCGCGACGTCGGGCTCGCGCTCCTGTGCGTCTGTCGCACGGTGCCGGTCGAGCATCGTCTTGGCGGCAGCTTCCAACTTCTCGGCGCGCTGCGTGAACTCGGCGCGCGTGCCGCTCCGATGTTTCGACGCATTGCTCGGGAGCTTGACGCCATCAATCGCAAACATCTCGCGCCCAATCAGACCCTGTCCATCGCATACCGCCAGCACCGCCGCGAACACCTGCGCGATGTCGTCGCGCAGCGAGCTTACGAAGTGGGCAATGGTGGTGAAATGCGGCGCGGTCATGCCGCACAACGCCATGAACGTCACGTGCTCTTGGCACACGCGTTCAATGGCCCGGCTGCGCACGATGCCCTGGGAGTACGCGAAGAGCACCACCTTGAGCAGCATGGCCGGCGGGTACGCCGGCGCGCCGGTCGCATCGTTCTTGAAGCGCGCGTCGAAGTGCGCCAGATCCACTTCGTGATCCAGCAGGTGATTCAGCGCGTGCTCGAACGTGCCGGGCAGCAGTTGGCGTGCGAGGTCAACGCTCAGAAACTGCGGATTCGTATCGACCACTTTGTAGCGGGCCATGGCAGGATCTCGACAGCGAGGCGAACCGACACCACATTCGATGCAGGACCAACCCGTTGCGTGCTAGCAAGTTCCGTTTCCACATTGGCATGCTTCGTGACTTTTCCTACAGCTTCGTTAGTGCAGCGCGTCGCCTCGAGCAGACCGCAGTTGATCGTGCTGGAGGCGACCGGCGGATACGAGCTGCTCGCCGTCGCCGCGCTCGCCGCTGCGGCACTGCCCGTGGTGGTGGTGAATCCACGCCAGGTGCGGGACTTTGCGAAGGCGACGGGCCAGCTGGCGAAAACGGATCGCATTGACGCCGACATCCTCGTGCGCTTCGCTGATGTTGTCCGACCGGAGGTGCGCCTCATTCCCGACGCGGCGGCGCACGAACGGGATGCGCTGCTCACTCGGCGGCGACAGCTCTTGGAGATGCTGCAGGCGGAGCGCAATCGCGTAGGCCAAGTGTTCGGCACCGGCAAGAAGCAGGTGCGTAAAAGTCTGAAGGCGCACATCACGTTTCTCGAGCGCGAGCTGCGCTCGACGGACCCCGATCTCGGCGAGATGGTTCGCCAGAGTCCCGTCTGGCGTGAGCGCGACGAGCTCCTGCGCAGTGTGCCCGGTGTCGGCCCTGTGCTGTCGCGCACCCTGCTCGCGGACCTGCCGGAACTCGGTCGCCTGTCCCGTCGCGCGATTGCCAAGCTGGTCTGCGTCGCGCCGCTGAGTCGAGACTCCGGCACGATGCGTGGCCGTCGATTCGTGCAAGGCGGTCGCGCGACGGTGCGTGGCGTACTGTACATGGCGGCCCTCGTTGCCACCCGACGCAACATGATCATTCGCGAGTTTTACCTACGCTTGGTCGCCGCCGGCAAGCCGAAAAAGCTCGCCCTCGTGGCGTGTATGCGGAAACTGCTCACCATCCTCAATACGATGATGCGAACGAACACTACGTGGAGCGCGAAAGACGCGACAGCGATACTCGCCGTCGCTTGACTTTCAAGACAGTTGCTAACGCCTCAGCGTTCTGCTGCAGCGCATCATATAAAGTGTGGCTGGACGGGCGACGTGCGCCAGCACGGCGACCGCCTGCCGCACACCGCCTCGCGCTGCCAGCAGCAACGTTTCGTTAGACAGAGGCCGCTTCGAGATAGGCAACTTCCTCTAGCGACCTTCCGAGACCGTCGAGACCAGGGAAGAGAGAATGTGCGCCGATGTTCATTTGTCTCAAGTTGCTCAGAAAAGACAGCTTGAGAGAGCTTGGAACTATCCACTTGGCAGCTACAAGCGTCGGCCCGTCCGTCGGAGATCCAGGAACAAGTGCCTTTGCGATACCCTCGTCGTGACCACTGAGAACGTCGAGCGAAAAGCTATAGTTCGCCATCTGCACAATCTCTCGCTCGGAAAGTACAGTAGAGGCGTAGAAGCCTGTCTTCGTGATTGAACGGTCTAGCTTCCCCATCGCTTCGTCGTGGAATTTCGCAGATGCTGAAGGCTCGATTCCATTCGCTCTCAGAATGCGACCTGCGGCCGCTACAAAGATCGAGCCAGGGGCGGATAGATGAGATGTGCAAGCAAAGTATGCAGCCACGTACGCCGATTGGGTCCAATCAAGCAATCGAGTAGGCGCCCCGTAGTGCTGCATGATGGACCACCTCGCCATCCGGTTCGCGTAAAAGAACGTTTGAAGTTGTCCCGCGGTTACATAGTGATGTGCGCGCGATTCGAATTGGCTGAGCAAGCGTTGTTCGACCATCTCGCCCGCACGCGTCGTCTTTACTTCAGCCTCGCGCAAGATGCGCGCAAGCTTTGGCTCGAGACGCCAGGTAGAGTTCGCCTGACCACGAAACACGAACATTGGTACCGTCGGCGAACCCATGGTAAGGGCCGCGACACGGGTGGCAAACGCGTCCCACGACGGCAGCTCGAGGCTTGGAAATTCTATCGGATTCATGGAAGTTTAATTCTGTCTAACCTCTATTCGCTCGACCGACCATTCCCTCATGGGTCGCGAGATCTGCACCATATCCGACAATCCCGCCGATCGCGTCTTGCCGCAAGGCCTTACGCCTCAACGCCGTACCACACTCCGAGCCGTCACCCCCGGCGCGTTAGCACGACCGACCTAACGCGCCACGCGAGACTCGCACCGCACGCCCCCGCCGAGAGCCCCCTACAACGCCGCACTCAAATAGAAATCCGTCCGCCACTGCTTCAGCGGATACAACCCGCGCGAGAAGTCCACGCGAATCAATCCGTCCAACAGCCCCACGCCAACCCCGGCTCCCCGCTGCGGCTGCGTCTTCCCGAACGCATCACGACTGCCCGCCCAGCCGATGTCAAAGAAGCCCACCGGTCTGAAGAAGCCCTGCTTCGTGCCCACCTCAGCCCGCGCGAGCCAGAACGCATCACCGTCCTGCGTGCCCGCGATCTGTCCGCGTACGGTACGCACGCCGCCCAGGAACCATCCGCGTTGACGTGGCACATCACCGAGCGAACTGCCGATCGCGCCGGTGAGCGCGGTCGAGAATCGCGACACGGGGCGCGTGACAGTGCCTTCCACCGACGCCCGCGCATACTGAAACGTACCGGTCCCCGCTTCACCATTCAGCACGGTCGTAAAGCGCAATCCCTTCGGTCGCTCCAGCAGCACGCGCGAGTACATGCCCGACACACCGGTCACACTCAGGTTCTCCGACTCGATGTTCCTGCGGAAGCGACGATCGGCAATGAGCTTCGCCAGCGAGAACGTATTCACCACATCGGTGTCGCCCGCCGTCCACTGCCGCTCGATGAACAGTTTGTACTCCAACGCCCCACGACGACGTTCACGACGCTCACCCAACTCGGCGCCCATCGTGCGATAGTAAAACCCTTCGTCGCGTCCGTAGATGAACGCCGGCAAACTCGGGCCGAAGCTCAGTCCCCCGCCCCACTCGGGGTTGGTGGCCGCAAGGCGATGATACACCGTCGCGGTCACGGTACGCGCGCCGTTGCTGCGCGCCAAACTCAGCTCACCGTTCGCATGCAGATCGGCGTGTCCAATGCGACCCACCGCATTCAGCGTGTAGCCCGCACCCAATAGCTGCGTCACGTTCACGCCGGCCGAGAAGCCTTCCACGCGGTTGAAGCGCAGCAGGTCGGAGCCCAGGCGAACCGTTGGCATCTGCGGCATCCAACCGGGCTGCAACGACAAGTCAAGCGCCGACAACAGTTCGTCGCGACTCTTGATGTCGAATAGCTCTTCATCCGACGCCACCGCTGGCGGCAGCGCGGGTGAGTTGGCGAGCTTCGACGCATCGCACGGCATGTCGTACGCCACCCGCAACGCGCCTTCGTACCGCGACTCCACCCGCGTGTAGGTGGAATCCTTCTGACACAACCGATAACGCGCCCGCGCCGACGCGGACATCTTCGTCGTGTCCGGCTTCGTGGCTTTGCCCGATTTGTCGCTGCCACCACCGACGGTGATGTTCACATCGTTCCCGCCCGTGATCACCGTCGTGTCCCGCGCACTCGAATCACCCGCCGTACCACTGAGTCGCGCCGCCGGAATGGCCGCCAGCGAGAAGTCGCCGTTCACGTCTTCGTACGTGAACTTCTCATCGATGCTGAATGGCGTGCGCACGAAACCCAGCTGCATACTCGCCGTGGCACTATTCGCGCGCGGCAGCCAGAACTTGCCCTGATACAATCCGTATTCCACCGAGATGGCGTCGAGCTTGGCCTTGGCCGGACGGAAGGTGGCCTTCACCCACACCGGCACGTCTTCGTCGCTGTTCTCATCCTTTGCCCGCGCCTGCACCGCCGGCGCGCGCTGGATCGAGTCTTTCACATACAGGTCGCGCGGCATGCGCACCCGCGCAATCGAATCACGCAAGCGGTCGGCTTCCCGGCTCACCTTCTTGTCGGCCTCAGTCTCTTCCGACGCCACATCCCAGATCTCGAGGTCCATCGCCAACCGGTACGCCGCGCGCACCAGCTGCCCACCGTCGCGATCGAACCAGAACGAGCCCACGAACACCCGCCAGTCGGGCCGGCGCGCCGTGATGCGCAACTCGCGCAGCTTGATCACGCGGCCACCATCGAGCTTGATGTCCACCGAGTCGCCCGTCGCATACTTGTAGTACGTCTCGGCGCCATTCGCGAGCGGATGAATGACTTCACGCTCGTCGATGTCGCTCTTCACCACGCCGAAGTTGCTGCTCGGAAACCAAAGCGACTCGCGCCCCGGAAAGTACGGAATGGAAATGGCACTGCTGAAATCCCCACTCGAACTCGACGCCATCGGTACGGTGATGCGCGAACCGATCGGCCGCACCCGCACGCCTATATCACGGCGCCACGAGATCTCGGCCACGTTGTCGCCCCGAAACAGCAGCTTCTCGAGCCCCAACCGCTTGGCGCCCATGCCCATCGAAATGCGCTGCGTGGCGGTGGCCTTGTAGGCCCGCAGCGCGCTGTCCTGCCGCACACGCGCCTCACGCGCCCGCACGAGAATGAGTTTTGCCTCGGGGTCGCTGAAGGCCGACGCGCTGGCCGAGTCGGCCCGCAGGCGCCGCACGACGCTGTCGGGAGAGAGCTGCCGGCGCGCCATGGAGCGGGCATCCCGGGTGGCCTCCCGTGCGGCCGTCCGTTCCTCGGCCGTGAGCGTATCGCGCTTGGCCGGCGGCTTGGGGCGCGCCTGACCGAACAGCGCATCGGGACACGCGGCTGAGAGCAGACTCATCACCCCAACCAGGGCGACCACACGGAGCGAATTCGGAGAGCGCATGAACCGGGGAACGGGATATGGCGAGGACATCACGACAAAAACGACCGTCTTGGTGACCGTACGGGGGTCCCGACCGAGCGGTTTCCCCACGTGAAACGTAATTTCGGAGTTCGCCTGCCGTGCCCGGTTTGCTGCGGGCCACTGGCAAGCCCTGTCTGAAATTCGCCGACCACCCCTGGGAGTCCGCCGTGCATCCGACCCGCTTTCGCGACTGCGTTCGCAGTACCCGTTCCCTCGTTGCCGGCCTCACTGCACTGGCCGCCCTGCCGGCCTCTGCGCCCGCGCTGCTGGCTCAGGCAGCGACACCGCCCGCCGCCGCTGCGGCGACTGCACCCGTCGACCCCCGCTTGGAGAAGCTCAAGGCCGAAGCACTCGTGATGGTCGAGTCCCGCGCCAAGCAGGTGCAGGAGATCGTGGACATGCTCTTCTCATTCCAGGAACTCGGCTTCCAGGAATTCGAGTCGCAGCGCTACATCACGACCCTGCTGGCCAAGGAAGGTTTCACCATCGAGAAGGGCGTGGCGGGCATCCCGTCGGCGTGGACGGCCAAGTGGAGCTACGGCACGGGTAAGCCGGAGATTTCTCTCGGCTCCGATGTGGACGGCATTCCGCAGGCCAGCAACAAGCCGGGCGTGGGCTACAAGGACCCGATGGTGGCCGGCGGCCCCGGTCATGGTGAAGGACACAACTCGGGGCAGGCCGTGAACATCGTGGCCGCGATCGTGGTGAAGCAGCTCATGCAGCGCGACAAGATCAATGGCACGCTGCTGCTGTGGCCGGGCATCGCCGAAGAGCAGATGGCGGGCAAGGCATTCTTGGTGCGCTCGGGACTGTTCAAGAACACCGATGTCACGCTGTTCACACACGTCGGCAACGATCTCGGCGTCTCATGGGGCGCCAGCGGCTCGAGCGCCTTGCTCTCGGCCGAATTCCGCTTCCGTGGCTCGAGCGCCCACGCGGCCGGTGCGCCGTGGAGCGGCAAGAGCGCACTCGACGCGGTCATGCTGATGGGACAGGCGTGGGAGTACAAGCGCGAGCACCTGCGCTTGCAGCAGCGCTCGCACTACGTGATCAAGGACGGCGGCGATCAGCCGAACGTGGTGCCCAGCACGGCGAGCATCTGGTTCTATTTCCGCGAGCAGGACTATCCGCGCACGATGGCCCTGTTCGAAGTGGGCAAGAAGATCGCCGAAGGCGCCGCCATGATGACCGACACGAAGCTCGACACGATCGCCATTCTGGGTTCTGGCTGGTCGGCGCACTTCAGCAAGCCGATCGCCGAAGCGATGCACCAGAACGTGCAGACCGTCGGCATGCCGAAGTGGGACGACAAGGACCAGACGCTCGCGAAGGGCATTCAGAAGGAGCTTGGCTCGCCCGACTTCGGCTTGTCGGAGCAGGTGAACAAGCAGCTGCGTGGCGCCGAGACACCGCAGAACTGGATGGGTGGTGGATCGGACGATATCGGTGACATCGCGTGGAACGTGCCGACGATCACGCTGCGCTTCCCGTCGAACATTCCGGGACTGCCGGGCCACAACTGGGCGAACGCGATTTCGATGGCGACGCCCATCGCGCACAAGGGCGCGCTGGCCGGCGCCAAGGTACAGGCGCTCACGATGCTCGACATCGTCATGACGCCGAAGATCGTGGCGGACGCGTGGGACTACTTCAAGAACGTGCAGACGAAGGACACGAAGTACACGCCGTTCATCCGCCCGCAGGACATGCCGCCGACGTACCTGAACGCCGACATCATGGCGCGCTACAAGACGCAGCTGCAGAAGTTCTACTACGACCCCACGAAGTTCAAAACGTATATGGAACAGCTGGGCATTGAGTATCCGACGGTGCGGCCGCAGGTGGTGGCACCGAAGGGTGAGGATGGCAAGGAAAAGCAGTAGGGGGGTACGATCACTTGATCTCGTCGACGGCCGTCTGCTTGGTCGCGGCGAGTAGCTTCGCGAGGATGTCGGGGTAGATGCCCTGAGGGAAGCGACTGATCAGGGTGAGCTTGCGCCGTGTTTCGTCGGTGACACGCAGACCGCGCCTCACGTCGTAGGCGCCGCCAAGTCGGTCGACGTCGATGGCGTCGACGCTTCCCCAGGCCACGCGGGTGATCTTGGGTCGGCGCAGCTCGACGCCCTCGACGACTTCGGGGCTGCGCATGAGGACACTTTCGTCGTCTACGGCGAGCAGTTCTCCTACGCGGTCCTGCGGCTCGCCGACGACACGTAGCGCAATGCGGGCGCCTTCGGGAGAGACCATCCAGTCGATGTCGCCGGGCTTGGCGCCGAAGCGACAGGCAGAGACCAAGACGCACGCGAGCAATGCGGTGGCACGCACTAATTGGCGAGTCATGGCGCGCTCCTCACCGAACGGGAATGCGTGATGCATAGAACTCGCGCTCGAACGATTCCTTGCGCTCGGTCCAGCGATGCAACGCCGTCAGCACGGCGGCGTCTCCGGGTTTGAACGGTTCGGTGCGCGTGGGATTGGCCAGCCAGTCGCCGCGGATCCATTCGCGATACCAGCCCTGCCACGCGATCATGTAGGTCGTGGTGGAATCCGTCGTGCGCGCCGCACGATGATCGCGCGCGAACTCCAGTACCATGCGTTGGCTGGGGCGCGTTTCGAAGTAGCGCGCATCGGCGGCCGCGATCGCTGAGACCGCCGCGGTGTCGAGCGTCGGACCGCGCCCAACGGCGGGAGTGGGTACTACCACGCGCTCCACGGCGAGTGTGGTCACGGCGGGACGTGATAGGGTACCCGCCACCCGCACCTCGTCGATACGCCAATTGTCGGCCACGAACTGCAACCGAATGCGCGCCGTGCGGGCATTCAGCGCCGACCGCGGCAACACGAGCGCGACATCACGAAACGCGATCGGCCCCACGTCACTCAGCCGCGCGGTGGCGCCGTGAATCGCATCGATGCTCGCGACGCCTTCCACCGAGGCGCGCAGTCCCATCGTTTTGCGATACCACAGCGCCATCTCGGCGGTGGTGCCGAACTTTCCGAGCCCCTCGTGCAGCCAGTCAGCCGCATCGCGCCCGCCCAGCATGCCGTTGTACAGCAGTACCGTATTCAGCAGTGAGTTGCGCAGTCGCAATACCACCGCCACCGAATCTCCGGCAGGGAGATCGGCCACGTGCACATCGATCCAATCATCGAGATCGCCTGCTGATGCACGGCGCAGGATGCCGGCATCGGTGGCGTACAACGTGCCGTCGCGCGAGCGCAGTACACCGCGCACGTCGCGGCCCGCGCGGTCGGTAGCGCGACCGACGGGCGTGAATCCACTCACCAGCACGGGCCGACCGCCTTGGTCGGGCACGATCGTCTCACCGGCGGCGTGCCGCATGGCGAGCAGTTCGATGTGATTGATGTAGTGCGTCTCGAGCGCTTCGTTGCGCAACTCGAGTCGTACCCTACCCGTGGAATCCGCGCGCACCCGCAGCGGATCGACATCGCGCTGCTCCATGAGCGGCGCAATGGAGTACGAGAAGCCCTCGGCCTGCAGCTCGGCCGTCGCGCCGGTGTCGGCGTACACGGTAGGGCACGAGCCGAAAATGGCGATCCCAAGAATCAGCGCGCCGAAGCCGGCCGCTACCGTGCCGGCGACCGATGCGACCACGGTGGGCACCGCATTGACCTTGTTTTCGAACGTCTCGACTCCCACCACGCTGTCCATCGGCACACTGTCGTCCACACGCGGTATCCCGTTGTGCAGCGTGTACCGACGGCCCTCGCCAGTCAGGCTGTCACGCGTCACGGTGGCACCGGTGCGAAACACGACGGTGCTGCCGTCCTTCAAGTGTGCCTTGATTGGCGATGTGATGCGCGTCGGCGCACCAGCGGCGGGACGCTCGACGGCGCGGACTTCCGTGCGATAGAACACGCACGCGGCCGAGAAGGCGACGGCGCCGAGGGCAGCGATCAGCGCCAGCGAGCGCAACGCGGGGGTTCGAACACGAGCTCTGAGCGATTTCATATCGAGCACTCCGGGAAGGTGTGGCACGTACCTCCCAAGGTGCTACACGCCGAACGGGCCGGCTATCCGTCAGATGACGTACAGCCGGCCCGCTGAACCGCCGCCGTGACTTAGTGCTTGGCGGCCGCGGCCTTGAAGCGTGCCCGCATCTGCAGCAGTTCGTCGCTGTGGCCCACGTTCTTCTTGGTCGCGTCTTCGAGGAGCTTCATGATGGCGATGTTATCCTCGACCACCGTGGGCGTGCCCTGCAGGTGCACACCGAAACCGAAATGTTCACCCGGCACCAGCACCATCTCGTTGTGCAGCACCACATCGCTGGTGTCGTCGGCGATCCGTACGACCACGAACTTCTTGCCGGCCTTTTCCATGAAAGAAATCCGCAAGCCGTTCACGCCGTCGGGCCACGGGGCATAGGCGTGCTGCTGGCCATCGCTTCCCTCGAATGAGGTCGAGTCGGTAGTCTGCTTCATGAAGTTCTTTTCGAAATTGCCGGCGTAGCGAAGGGCGTGTCGCATTCGTGAAGTCCTTGTGCGTGAAAAGCAGGTGAAACGGAGCGGTCTCTGGAATATCGCACCGATCGGGCGCGATGGCGAATTACACGGACCGCGCCGCCCGGGCCGCCTTGAACTGACGGGCGCGCAGCACGCGCAAATACAGCCCGCCGGAGAAGAACACCAGCGCGCTGAGCCCCAGCAGCTCCTCCCGAGAGAGGTTGGTGAGCACCCAGACGCAGACGGCGGCCCCGAGAATCGGGACCAGTGGTCCGCCGGGGATGATGAAGGGGGTGTCAGCGGTCTGCACGCCACGCTGGCGCAGGCGCAACACGGCGAGACAGACGGCGACGTCGACCAGCAGCACCGACGCGGTCCCCAGGATGGCCAGCGACCTGAAGGCCCCCAACACCGCCAGCGCGCAGGCGATCGCCGCAAACACCAGAATGGCGACGTACGGCGTGTCATACCGTGGATGCACCTTGGCCAGCGGCGCCGGCAGCAGACCGTCCTTGGCGGCGGCGTACAGGCAGCGCGGTGACACCAGCAAGTCGCCGTTCACATTGGCGAAGATCGACAGAGACACCGCACCCAGCAGCAGTGTTCGCCCCCACGGCCCCATGAGCTGTTCCGCCGTTGCGGCCAGCGGCGTGACCGTCTGCCGTGGTAGGTCGGCACCCAGCACGCCCTCGGCGACCAGCTGCAAGCCGAAATACAAGCCGACCACCGTGGCCACACCCATGAGCAGCCCCAGAGGCACGGTGCGGCTCGGATTGCGCAGCTCTCCACTGGCCGACAACGACGCTTCGCCGCCCACGAAGGCGAACATCAGCAACAACACCCCGCTGCCGAGTGTGGACGCGCTGGGCATGCTGGACGGAATGATGTGCGACAGATCGATGTGCGGAATACCCACCACGAGCAGCAAGAGCAACGGCAGCAGCTTGAGTACCGTGAGCACGACGACCAGTCGCGCGCCGGTTTTCACGCCCATGATGTTGACGCCGGCCATGAAGGCGAAGAGCCCGATGAGGGCAAGCGCTCGCGGCACCGGCTGCGCGAGGATCGGCGCGGCGGTGGCGAGCGCACTGACGAGCACATCGGCCAGTGCGGCGTCGGAGCAGGCGGCGAAGCCGAACCACATGAGATTGGCCGCAATGAACCCCGCGAATGGACCGAACGCTGTTTCCACGTACGCGTACGCGCCACCGCTTTCGTGGACGCGACTGCCCACTTCGGCGAAGCAGAGGAAGATCAGCATCACCAGCACGGCGCAGATGGCGTAGCCGAGCGCGGTGGCACTGCCGAGGGTGGCAGCGACGAGTCCGGGCACGGCGAAGATGCCGGCGCCGATCGTGCCGTTGGCGAAGATGAGGGCGAGGGTGCCCGGCCCGAGCACGCGGCGCAGCGCGCCGCTTTCACGGCTCGTGTCCGTCATGGTTCCGACACCGACGGCTGGTCGGCGATGGCGCCCATGACGGCGACCTGCAGGTCACGCGTGGAAAAGGGCTTCTGGATGAAGCGGACC
Coding sequences:
- a CDS encoding IS1182 family transposase, yielding MARYKVVDTNPQFLSVDLARQLLPGTFEHALNHLLDHEVDLAHFDARFKNDATGAPAYPPAMLLKVVLFAYSQGIVRSRAIERVCQEHVTFMALCGMTAPHFTTIAHFVSSLRDDIAQVFAAVLAVCDGQGLIGREMFAIDGVKLPSNASKHRSGTRAEFTQRAEKLEAAAKTMLDRHRATDAQEREPDVAAKTTARVARLTKDAEELRAWLANHPTDRHGPTGGLRKSNRTDNESAKMATDKGVIQGYTGVAGVDAKHQIIVDAQAHGTGSEQELLLPVVEALASLRTNATVLTADAGYQSEANLAVLAERSVTALIADPDMRKRDERFADREHHTTAPNPLHDKSGDAKKTLPVFAPSDFTYDAEARTCVCPAGKSLNRRGARNVTNGYVGEHFQGAKRDCAPCALRDKCLRTPETTVVRNVAFFRGREDAEAETHTMRMQQRLDTPEGREQYGRRFATVEPVFANVRYNKRLDRFTLRGRTKVNGQWLLFCLVHNIEKLTHA
- a CDS encoding IS110 family transposase — protein: MQRVASSRPQLIVLEATGGYELLAVAALAAAALPVVVVNPRQVRDFAKATGQLAKTDRIDADILVRFADVVRPEVRLIPDAAAHERDALLTRRRQLLEMLQAERNRVGQVFGTGKKQVRKSLKAHITFLERELRSTDPDLGEMVRQSPVWRERDELLRSVPGVGPVLSRTLLADLPELGRLSRRAIAKLVCVAPLSRDSGTMRGRRFVQGGRATVRGVLYMAALVATRRNMIIREFYLRLVAAGKPKKLALVACMRKLLTILNTMMRTNTTWSAKDATAILAVA
- a CDS encoding FRG domain-containing protein; translation: MNPIEFPSLELPSWDAFATRVAALTMGSPTVPMFVFRGQANSTWRLEPKLARILREAEVKTTRAGEMVEQRLLSQFESRAHHYVTAGQLQTFFYANRMARWSIMQHYGAPTRLLDWTQSAYVAAYFACTSHLSAPGSIFVAAAGRILRANGIEPSASAKFHDEAMGKLDRSITKTGFYASTVLSEREIVQMANYSFSLDVLSGHDEGIAKALVPGSPTDGPTLVAAKWIVPSSLKLSFLSNLRQMNIGAHSLFPGLDGLGRSLEEVAYLEAASV
- a CDS encoding peptidase dimerization domain-containing protein, which produces MAQAATPPAAAAATAPVDPRLEKLKAEALVMVESRAKQVQEIVDMLFSFQELGFQEFESQRYITTLLAKEGFTIEKGVAGIPSAWTAKWSYGTGKPEISLGSDVDGIPQASNKPGVGYKDPMVAGGPGHGEGHNSGQAVNIVAAIVVKQLMQRDKINGTLLLWPGIAEEQMAGKAFLVRSGLFKNTDVTLFTHVGNDLGVSWGASGSSALLSAEFRFRGSSAHAAGAPWSGKSALDAVMLMGQAWEYKREHLRLQQRSHYVIKDGGDQPNVVPSTASIWFYFREQDYPRTMALFEVGKKIAEGAAMMTDTKLDTIAILGSGWSAHFSKPIAEAMHQNVQTVGMPKWDDKDQTLAKGIQKELGSPDFGLSEQVNKQLRGAETPQNWMGGGSDDIGDIAWNVPTITLRFPSNIPGLPGHNWANAISMATPIAHKGALAGAKVQALTMLDIVMTPKIVADAWDYFKNVQTKDTKYTPFIRPQDMPPTYLNADIMARYKTQLQKFYYDPTKFKTYMEQLGIEYPTVRPQVVAPKGEDGKEKQ
- a CDS encoding amino acid permease, whose amino-acid sequence is MTDTSRESGALRRVLGPGTLALIFANGTIGAGIFAVPGLVAATLGSATALGYAICAVLVMLIFLCFAEVGSRVHESGGAYAYVETAFGPFAGFIAANLMWFGFAACSDAALADVLVSALATAAPILAQPVPRALALIGLFAFMAGVNIMGVKTGARLVVVLTVLKLLPLLLLLVVGIPHIDLSHIIPSSMPSASTLGSGVLLLMFAFVGGEASLSASGELRNPSRTVPLGLLMGVATVVGLYFGLQLVAEGVLGADLPRQTVTPLAATAEQLMGPWGRTLLLGAVSLSIFANVNGDLLVSPRCLYAAAKDGLLPAPLAKVHPRYDTPYVAILVFAAIACALAVLGAFRSLAILGTASVLLVDVAVCLAVLRLRQRGVQTADTPFIIPGGPLVPILGAAVCVWVLTNLSREELLGLSALVFFSGGLYLRVLRARQFKAARAARSV